One part of the Tenacibaculum sp. 190130A14a genome encodes these proteins:
- a CDS encoding ABC transporter ATPase: MFTSYTNLPNNSRVWVYQSDREFTQEEIEHISAKALLFIENWTRHGDDLKGSFTIKYNQFLVLGVDEGFNNVSGCSIDASVRFVQELEKELQVDLMNKMNISFKDGENINIVKLPDFQKYAKEQKITSETVVFNNMVNTKEDFETKWEVPASNSWHARFLV, translated from the coding sequence ATGTTTACATCATATACAAATTTACCCAATAACTCAAGAGTTTGGGTGTATCAATCAGATAGAGAGTTTACACAAGAAGAAATAGAGCATATTAGTGCAAAGGCTTTGTTATTTATAGAGAATTGGACACGTCATGGAGATGACTTAAAAGGGTCATTTACTATAAAGTATAATCAGTTTTTGGTACTAGGAGTAGACGAAGGTTTTAATAATGTTTCTGGATGTTCTATAGATGCTTCTGTTCGCTTTGTACAGGAGCTAGAAAAAGAACTTCAGGTAGATTTAATGAATAAGATGAATATCTCTTTTAAAGATGGAGAGAATATTAATATTGTCAAGTTACCAGATTTTCAAAAATACGCTAAAGAGCAAAAGATAACTTCAGAAACGGTAGTGTTTAACAATATGGTAAATACAAAGGAAGATTTTGAGACTAAATGGGAAGTGCCTGCAAGTAATAGTTGGCACGCGCGCTTTTTGGTATAA
- a CDS encoding exonuclease domain-containing protein, translating into MELNLTRPIIFFDLETTGISIATDRVVEISILKVFPNGNKEGKTWLVNPEIEIPREASEIHGITNEKVVTEPTFKELAPQINEMIQGCDLAGFNSNRFDIPLLAEELLRAGIDFDMDDRKAIDVQVIFHKKEQRTLSAGYQFYCGKTLEDAHSAEADTLATYEILKAQLDKYEDIENSVDALSEFSSHTQRADFAGFILFNDKQEEIFSFGKYKGRTVEEVLKENPGYNSWMQNADFPLYTKKVLRQIKERMSVPKETMTDEEKLQALQQKFNLR; encoded by the coding sequence ATGGAATTAAACTTAACAAGACCCATCATATTTTTTGATTTAGAAACAACAGGGATTAGTATTGCTACTGATAGAGTTGTTGAAATTTCAATATTAAAAGTATTTCCTAATGGAAATAAAGAAGGTAAAACGTGGTTAGTAAACCCTGAAATTGAAATTCCGAGGGAAGCTTCAGAAATTCATGGAATTACGAATGAAAAAGTTGTCACAGAACCTACGTTTAAAGAGTTAGCACCTCAAATAAATGAAATGATTCAAGGATGCGATTTAGCAGGGTTTAATTCGAATCGTTTTGATATTCCTTTGTTAGCGGAGGAGTTATTACGTGCTGGAATTGATTTTGATATGGACGATAGAAAGGCAATTGATGTACAAGTAATTTTTCATAAGAAAGAACAACGTACCTTAAGTGCAGGATATCAATTTTATTGTGGAAAAACACTAGAAGATGCACACTCAGCGGAAGCAGATACCTTAGCTACCTATGAAATTTTAAAAGCTCAGTTGGATAAATATGAAGATATCGAAAATTCTGTCGATGCGTTAAGTGAATTTTCTTCACATACACAAAGAGCAGATTTTGCTGGTTTCATATTGTTTAATGATAAGCAAGAAGAAATATTCTCTTTTGGAAAGTATAAAGGAAGAACTGTTGAAGAGGTGTTAAAGGAAAATCCAGGGTACAATTCTTGGATGCAAAATGCCGATTTCCCTTTATATACAAAAAAGGTATTACGTCAAATAAAAGAACGTATGTCAGTTCCAAAAGAAACCATGACCGATGAAGAAAAGTTACAGGCTTTACAACAAAAGTTTAATTTGAGATAA
- a CDS encoding PPK2 family polyphosphate kinase, translating to MNTDNYKVAESISLKNSVTKEVLEDAKKKLKKLRKGISELQDRMYAEGKYSILICLQGMDTSGKDSLIREVFKDVNARGVQVHSFKVPTEHELKHDFMWRHYIALPPKGKIGVFNRTHYENVLVTRVHPQYVFSENIPTVKSLEDLDDAFYHSRMDRMNQFEKHLSDNGTIVLKFFLNLSKEEQKNRLLRRLNIPEKNWKFSAGDMKERKLWDKYQECYEDLLNRTSTYYAPWYVVPADDKPTARFIVAKTLLETMKKYNFTEPSLEADVLEKLEEFKAQLNNE from the coding sequence ATGAATACAGATAATTATAAGGTAGCTGAAAGTATTTCTTTAAAGAATTCAGTAACTAAAGAGGTTCTAGAAGATGCCAAAAAGAAATTAAAGAAGCTTAGAAAAGGAATTAGTGAATTGCAGGATAGGATGTATGCAGAGGGAAAATATAGTATTTTGATTTGCTTACAAGGAATGGATACTTCAGGAAAGGATAGTTTAATACGAGAAGTTTTTAAAGATGTAAATGCTCGCGGTGTTCAGGTTCATAGCTTTAAAGTACCCACAGAACATGAGCTGAAGCACGATTTTATGTGGCGTCACTATATTGCATTGCCACCTAAGGGTAAAATAGGAGTATTCAATCGTACACATTATGAAAATGTATTGGTAACAAGAGTGCATCCACAATACGTGTTTTCAGAAAATATTCCAACAGTAAAGAGTTTAGAAGATTTAGATGATGCTTTTTATCATTCTAGAATGGACCGAATGAATCAGTTTGAAAAGCATTTGTCTGATAATGGAACTATTGTTTTAAAGTTCTTTTTAAATTTATCTAAAGAGGAGCAAAAGAATCGTTTGTTAAGACGATTGAATATACCAGAAAAGAATTGGAAGTTTTCTGCAGGTGATATGAAAGAACGTAAGTTATGGGATAAATATCAAGAATGTTATGAAGATCTTTTAAACAGGACATCTACTTATTATGCTCCTTGGTATGTGGTTCCTGCAGATGATAAGCCTACGGCAAGATTTATAGTTGCCAAAACCTTGTTGGAAACCATGAAAAAGTATAATTTTACCGAGCCTTCATTAGAAGCAGACGTACTAGAAAAATTAGAGGAGTTTAAAGCTCAATTAAATAACGAATAA
- a CDS encoding NAD(P)H-dependent oxidoreductase encodes MNSTVIIQASAQSFGNTYKVVNYLNKNNDFDVIDIATKNIGHFNYKFENANDDFITTIEEIIEKYDTIIFATPVYWYTMSGHLKVFFDRMSDLLHYKKELGRKMRGKKMAMISNSYGNDRRDGFDMPFIESAKYLGMDYLGDVHTFFNEDEIHTEAKEKIDTFRGSFIN; translated from the coding sequence ATGAATTCAACAGTTATTATACAAGCCAGTGCTCAAAGTTTTGGAAACACTTATAAAGTTGTAAACTACCTCAACAAAAACAATGATTTTGATGTTATAGATATTGCTACCAAAAATATAGGTCATTTTAATTACAAGTTTGAAAATGCCAATGATGACTTTATTACTACCATAGAAGAAATTATTGAAAAATATGACACAATTATTTTTGCTACTCCGGTATATTGGTACACCATGAGTGGGCATTTAAAAGTCTTTTTTGACCGCATGTCTGATCTTCTGCACTACAAAAAAGAATTGGGAAGAAAAATGAGAGGTAAAAAAATGGCTATGATTAGTAATTCTTATGGAAATGATAGACGTGATGGTTTTGACATGCCATTTATAGAAAGTGCGAAATATTTAGGAATGGATTACTTAGGAGATGTACATACCTTTTTTAACGAAGACGAAATTCACACAGAAGCAAAAGAAAAAATTGACACTTTTAGAGGAAGTTTTATAAATTAG
- the speB gene encoding agmatinase: protein MKNIIIQGIQFDNNSSYQKGPKLAPPLIRKVLHCGSSNLYAENGISIESEYIQDKGDFDIKDYFDIEKITQKHLNIGDRIITLGGDHSITYPIIKAYHNKYKKIDILHIDAHSDLYDNFEGDKLSHACPFARIMESDFAERLVQVGIRTLNTHQAEQAEKFNVEIHQMKDLDLSKIKKFENPLYISLDMDGFDPAFAPGVSHHEPGGLSSRQVIDLIQNLDAEIIGADIVEYNPTRDFQEMTAFLAAKMLKEISGKMLT, encoded by the coding sequence ATGAAAAATATCATCATTCAAGGTATACAATTTGACAATAATTCTTCTTATCAAAAAGGACCTAAATTAGCCCCACCATTAATACGAAAAGTACTACACTGTGGTTCATCAAATTTATATGCTGAAAATGGTATTTCTATAGAAAGTGAATATATTCAAGACAAAGGAGACTTTGATATTAAAGATTACTTTGACATTGAAAAAATCACCCAAAAACATTTAAATATAGGTGATAGAATTATTACCCTCGGAGGTGATCATTCTATCACCTATCCTATTATAAAAGCCTATCATAATAAATATAAAAAGATAGACATCCTTCACATTGATGCACATTCTGATTTATATGATAATTTTGAAGGAGATAAACTCTCGCATGCTTGTCCATTTGCAAGAATCATGGAAAGTGATTTTGCTGAAAGGTTGGTACAAGTAGGAATTAGAACATTAAACACGCATCAAGCTGAACAGGCTGAAAAGTTCAATGTGGAAATACATCAAATGAAAGATTTAGACCTTTCTAAAATTAAAAAGTTCGAAAACCCATTATACATTTCTTTAGATATGGATGGATTTGACCCTGCCTTTGCTCCTGGTGTTTCTCATCATGAACCTGGTGGATTGTCTTCCAGACAGGTTATTGATTTAATTCAGAATCTTGATGCAGAAATTATAGGTGCTGATATTGTAGAATACAATCCGACAAGAGACTTTCAAGAAATGACTGCCTTTCTAGCCGCTAAAATGCTTAAAGAAATTTCAGGTAAAATGTTAACCTAA
- a CDS encoding metalloregulator ArsR/SmtB family transcription factor, translated as MGLTKSEIFTKEQNEIAKIAKVLGHPARIAIIQYLLKMQSCICGDLVEEIGLAQPTISQHLKELKSIGIIKGSIEGTSVCYCIDATNWKTIQNTLNTIFNQNSENIDCCN; from the coding sequence ATGGGACTTACTAAATCAGAAATATTTACAAAAGAGCAAAACGAGATAGCCAAAATAGCCAAAGTGTTAGGACACCCAGCTCGTATTGCTATTATCCAGTATTTATTAAAAATGCAATCTTGTATTTGTGGTGATTTAGTAGAAGAAATTGGATTAGCGCAGCCTACCATTTCTCAACATTTGAAAGAATTAAAAAGCATCGGAATTATCAAAGGAAGTATTGAAGGAACTAGCGTATGTTACTGTATTGATGCCACCAACTGGAAAACTATTCAAAATACACTTAATACAATTTTTAATCAAAATTCAGAAAATATAGATTGCTGCAACTAA
- a CDS encoding protein-tyrosine-phosphatase translates to MNKKLTETIEKASKIPINNNRIEILNQLSSYIQNKIDQNKKIDINFICTHNSRRSHLGQVWMQTLAEHFNIKNLHAYSGGTEETAMAKPIVHTLTEQGFTINALSDNTNPVYAIKTSDNSLPIIGFSKKYDHSFNPTSSFAAIMTCSQADEGCPFVAGSDKRIPITYEDPKLYDNTTLQDEKYQERSYQIASEVYYILSQIKQ, encoded by the coding sequence ATGAATAAAAAATTAACTGAAACTATCGAAAAAGCCTCTAAAATTCCAATTAACAACAATAGAATTGAAATTTTAAACCAACTTTCATCTTATATTCAAAACAAAATCGATCAAAACAAAAAGATTGACATTAATTTCATTTGTACACATAATTCCAGAAGAAGTCATCTGGGGCAGGTTTGGATGCAAACATTAGCTGAGCATTTCAATATTAAAAACTTACATGCATATTCTGGAGGCACTGAGGAAACGGCTATGGCAAAACCCATTGTACATACATTGACTGAACAAGGTTTTACTATCAACGCTTTATCTGATAATACCAATCCGGTATATGCAATAAAAACCAGCGATAACTCATTACCTATTATCGGTTTTTCTAAAAAATATGACCACTCTTTCAATCCTACATCTAGCTTTGCAGCAATCATGACTTGTTCTCAAGCTGATGAAGGCTGTCCATTTGTGGCAGGATCTGACAAAAGAATTCCGATTACTTATGAAGACCCTAAGTTATATGACAACACCACTTTACAAGACGAAAAATACCAAGAAAGAAGCTATCAAATTGCTTCTGAAGTATATTATATATTATCTCAAATAAAACAATAA
- a CDS encoding DUF6428 family protein: MTLSEIKKHLQTLDTIAFELPNGDLVPAHFHVTEVGKISKHFIDCGGTVRTENVINFQLWNANDYNHRLHPEKLVHIIELSEKTLGLEDLEIEVEYQGDTIGKYALDFNGTNFLLVNKATACLAEDACGIPKPKVRLSDLQQQTCTPNSGCC, translated from the coding sequence ATGACCTTATCAGAAATAAAAAAACATTTACAAACACTAGATACCATAGCATTTGAATTACCTAATGGAGATTTAGTTCCTGCCCATTTTCACGTAACTGAAGTTGGTAAAATATCAAAACACTTTATTGATTGTGGAGGTACCGTGAGAACAGAAAATGTGATAAACTTTCAACTTTGGAATGCAAATGACTACAACCATCGTTTACATCCAGAAAAGTTGGTACATATCATAGAACTTTCTGAAAAAACCTTGGGATTAGAAGATTTAGAAATAGAAGTAGAATACCAAGGAGATACTATTGGTAAATATGCGTTAGATTTTAATGGCACTAATTTTTTATTAGTTAACAAAGCTACTGCTTGTTTAGCAGAAGATGCGTGTGGTATTCCAAAACCTAAAGTACGTTTATCAGATTTACAACAACAAACTTGCACTCCAAATTCAGGATGCTGTTAA
- a CDS encoding AraC family transcriptional regulator, translated as MKKEINIPNATAVRISKAIFYIEENLDKKLSLEEIATKAHFSAFHFHRLFKIVTKETINEFITRKRIERAAHYLLHQKDRSVTEVSEKVGFTNLSSFSRAFKKFYGMSPAQFSKESPVKFSKICKTESKNGQIEVRFEQYISNINNALNWIKMNAKKIEVKVLPEIELAYISHQGRMDSVGNAYDRLVKWAVPKGLMNQPNLRMMTIYHDSPKITDPSKIRMSACMILNEKVTANGEINLKTIPATKCIVAHLEVTPREFQQAWESNFVWMSENGYRKADRDPFEIYYNNAQEHPEGKWIVDLCIPVE; from the coding sequence CTGAAAAAAGAAATAAACATACCTAATGCCACGGCAGTAAGAATAAGTAAAGCGATTTTTTATATAGAAGAAAACTTAGATAAAAAATTATCTTTAGAAGAGATTGCTACTAAAGCCCATTTTTCTGCGTTTCATTTTCATAGGCTTTTTAAAATTGTAACCAAAGAAACCATTAATGAGTTCATAACAAGAAAAAGAATTGAAAGGGCGGCACATTATTTATTACATCAAAAAGATAGGAGTGTAACAGAGGTTTCTGAAAAAGTAGGGTTTACAAATTTGTCTTCGTTTTCTAGAGCATTTAAAAAATTTTATGGAATGTCGCCAGCACAGTTTTCAAAAGAAAGTCCTGTAAAATTTAGCAAGATTTGTAAAACAGAAAGCAAGAATGGTCAAATAGAAGTTCGGTTTGAGCAATACATTAGCAATATTAATAATGCTTTAAACTGGATTAAAATGAATGCAAAAAAAATAGAAGTAAAAGTACTTCCTGAAATAGAATTAGCTTATATAAGTCATCAAGGAAGAATGGATTCTGTAGGTAATGCTTATGATAGATTAGTGAAGTGGGCAGTACCAAAGGGATTGATGAATCAACCCAATTTACGAATGATGACTATTTATCATGATAGTCCTAAGATTACAGATCCTTCTAAAATAAGAATGAGCGCTTGCATGATATTGAATGAAAAAGTGACAGCTAACGGAGAGATTAATTTGAAAACAATTCCGGCTACAAAATGTATCGTGGCACATTTAGAGGTTACACCAAGAGAGTTTCAACAAGCTTGGGAAAGTAATTTTGTTTGGATGAGTGAGAATGGTTATCGAAAAGCTGATAGAGATCCATTTGAAATCTATTATAATAATGCACAGGAACACCCTGAAGGGAAATGGATTGTAGATCTTTGTATTCCTGTAGAATAA
- a CDS encoding NAD(P)/FAD-dependent oxidoreductase yields the protein MNIPQTSFPRIVIVGGGFAGLAVARGLENQELQVVLIDKHNYHTFQPLLYQVATGGLEPDSIAFPLRKRFNDVDNFFFRLAEVTNVNAEENILETSIGNLEYDELIIATGSTTNFFGNTNIEKYAMEMKSVPQALNIRSLVLENFEEALLQSDLEKRRALMNFVIVGGGPTGVELAGALAEMKKGILPKDYPDLDIRQMKINLIQSSNELLNGMSKGASTKAEDFLIKLGVDVWKDLRVLDYDGTTVTTNGNDHFDAATVIWAAGVKGKVIDGLSSECLIERPNRLKVDRFSKLEGYDNIYAIGDVACMETEKFKFGHPMMAQPAIQQGTVLGKNLVAKYLGKKQKPFKYNDKGSMATIGRNKAVVDLPKWKFQGVFAWFVWMFVHLFSLIGFRNKVIVFMNWVYNYIRFDRETRLIIRPFKKKNQYSFQTENKS from the coding sequence ATGAATATACCTCAAACCAGTTTTCCACGTATTGTGATTGTAGGTGGAGGTTTTGCTGGATTAGCCGTTGCTAGGGGATTAGAAAATCAAGAACTTCAAGTAGTTTTAATAGACAAACATAACTATCATACTTTTCAACCTTTATTATATCAGGTAGCTACAGGAGGATTGGAACCCGATAGTATTGCTTTTCCTTTAAGAAAGCGATTCAATGATGTAGACAATTTCTTTTTTCGCTTGGCAGAAGTAACTAATGTAAATGCCGAAGAAAATATTTTGGAAACATCTATAGGGAATTTAGAGTATGACGAATTGATTATTGCCACAGGATCAACAACAAATTTCTTTGGAAATACAAATATTGAAAAATATGCGATGGAAATGAAGTCTGTTCCGCAAGCATTAAATATTCGTAGTTTGGTATTGGAAAATTTCGAAGAAGCTTTGTTACAAAGCGATTTGGAGAAGCGAAGAGCCTTGATGAATTTTGTTATTGTAGGTGGAGGTCCAACAGGAGTGGAATTAGCGGGAGCTTTGGCAGAGATGAAAAAGGGCATCTTGCCGAAAGATTATCCAGATTTGGATATCCGTCAAATGAAAATCAATCTTATTCAGAGTTCTAACGAACTATTGAATGGAATGAGTAAAGGAGCTTCAACAAAAGCAGAAGATTTTTTAATTAAATTAGGCGTAGATGTATGGAAGGATTTGCGGGTGTTGGATTATGACGGTACTACAGTGACCACAAATGGAAATGACCATTTTGATGCTGCTACCGTAATTTGGGCGGCTGGAGTAAAAGGAAAAGTAATTGATGGACTTTCTTCAGAGTGTTTGATAGAAAGACCTAATAGATTAAAAGTAGATCGATTCTCTAAGTTAGAAGGATACGATAATATTTATGCTATTGGAGATGTTGCATGTATGGAAACTGAAAAATTTAAGTTTGGACATCCAATGATGGCACAACCGGCTATTCAACAAGGAACTGTTTTAGGAAAGAATTTAGTAGCAAAATATTTAGGAAAAAAACAAAAGCCTTTCAAATATAATGATAAGGGGTCAATGGCTACTATTGGACGTAACAAAGCAGTAGTAGATTTACCAAAATGGAAATTTCAAGGGGTGTTTGCCTGGTTTGTATGGATGTTTGTACATTTATTTTCATTAATTGGTTTTAGAAATAAAGTAATTGTTTTTATGAACTGGGTGTATAATTATATCCGTTTTGATAGAGAAACACGTTTGATAATTCGTCCGTTTAAAAAGAAGAATCAATATTCATTTCAAACAGAAAATAAGTCCTGA
- a CDS encoding helix-turn-helix transcriptional regulator translates to MSFFGKNIKKIRGVKGMSQQAFAELFDLKRATLGAYEEGRSEPKIETIIKIANYFSITIDDILTSELTVNALLRFKGDVTIKAEEVTKREFLEIPLITKDYYADYVKYYDKPKFIKDLPVVKLPIEGEAVLRGLIVPNLEMTSNDKGLYPGDMVVGKQVGLSTVDEVKEGNLVLAVVEEELILRRIFKKEATFVFRADHKNIDDKVFDKKAIKELWNVQYVFLNRLPEFHSPLEDKLSFLEQEFSKLKNRL, encoded by the coding sequence ATGTCTTTTTTTGGAAAAAACATAAAAAAAATTAGAGGAGTAAAAGGAATGAGTCAGCAGGCGTTTGCAGAGCTATTTGACTTAAAAAGAGCTACTTTAGGTGCTTATGAGGAAGGTAGGAGTGAACCTAAAATAGAAACAATTATAAAGATTGCTAATTATTTTAGCATAACTATAGATGATATCTTAACTTCTGAATTGACCGTAAATGCATTATTAAGGTTTAAAGGAGATGTTACAATTAAGGCAGAAGAAGTAACAAAAAGAGAGTTTTTGGAAATTCCTCTGATTACAAAGGATTATTATGCTGACTATGTCAAATACTATGATAAGCCAAAGTTTATAAAAGATTTACCTGTAGTAAAGTTACCTATTGAAGGTGAAGCTGTATTAAGAGGTTTAATTGTTCCGAATTTGGAGATGACTTCGAATGATAAAGGTTTGTATCCTGGTGACATGGTAGTGGGTAAACAAGTAGGGCTTAGTACAGTTGATGAAGTCAAAGAAGGGAACTTAGTACTGGCAGTTGTAGAGGAGGAGTTAATTTTAAGACGCATTTTTAAGAAAGAAGCTACTTTTGTTTTTAGAGCAGACCATAAAAATATTGATGATAAAGTTTTTGATAAAAAAGCGATCAAAGAATTATGGAATGTTCAGTATGTATTTTTAAATCGATTACCTGAGTTTCATAGCCCATTGGAGGATAAACTATCATTTTTAGAACAGGAGTTTTCTAAACTTAAAAATAGATTATAA
- a CDS encoding molecular chaperone Tir has translation MDNYYLKTKSFLQELNVNIIKEDEKDGIFVIEKESFGIKSMIIGVAAPIVIIEQFIFKVNQPNEEIFKSLLKKNRDIVHGAFVLDDSGERVIFRDTLQLENLDLNELEASLNSLSLLLSEYSEQIITYSKY, from the coding sequence ATGGACAATTACTATTTAAAAACCAAGAGTTTCTTACAAGAACTCAATGTGAACATTATTAAAGAAGACGAGAAAGACGGAATTTTTGTTATTGAAAAGGAAAGCTTTGGTATAAAAAGCATGATTATTGGAGTTGCTGCTCCTATTGTAATCATTGAACAATTTATATTCAAAGTAAACCAGCCCAACGAAGAAATCTTCAAAAGTCTTCTTAAGAAAAACCGAGACATTGTGCATGGTGCCTTTGTTTTAGACGACAGTGGTGAGCGTGTTATTTTTAGAGACACCTTACAGTTAGAAAACCTAGATCTAAATGAATTAGAGGCTAGTTTAAACTCCTTAAGCTTATTGCTAAGTGAGTATTCAGAACAAATTATTACATATTCAAAATATTAA
- a CDS encoding PspA/IM30 family protein has protein sequence MNIFRRLFRIGKAEAHSAIDKMEDPIKMTEQGIRDMKQDLDKSLEALAQVKAMAIRANNEKEEYTSKAEDYQNKAMLILKKAQNGDLDMAEADRLAKEALIKKEEATKHVERATVEADKFNQSVSQLEKNVSEIKSNISKWENELKTLKARVKVSNATKNLNKQMAEIDSSSTVSMLERMKEKVQQEEALADAYGDIANKSKSIDEELDAAVDTTEASAMSDLEKLKEQLGMNNKDKES, from the coding sequence ATGAACATTTTTAGAAGACTTTTTAGAATAGGAAAAGCTGAAGCACATTCTGCTATTGACAAAATGGAGGATCCTATTAAAATGACCGAGCAAGGAATTAGAGATATGAAGCAAGATTTAGACAAAAGTCTTGAAGCATTAGCTCAGGTAAAAGCTATGGCTATTAGAGCTAATAACGAAAAAGAAGAATACACTTCTAAAGCTGAAGATTACCAAAATAAAGCAATGCTCATTTTAAAGAAAGCTCAAAACGGTGACTTAGACATGGCAGAAGCTGATCGTTTAGCTAAAGAAGCTTTAATTAAAAAAGAAGAAGCTACAAAGCATGTTGAGAGAGCAACTGTTGAAGCAGATAAATTTAACCAATCAGTTTCTCAATTAGAAAAGAATGTTTCTGAAATCAAATCGAACATTAGCAAATGGGAAAATGAATTAAAAACCCTAAAAGCTAGAGTTAAAGTAAGCAACGCTACTAAGAACTTAAACAAGCAAATGGCTGAGATTGATAGTTCAAGCACAGTTTCTATGCTTGAGCGTATGAAAGAAAAAGTACAACAAGAAGAAGCTTTGGCAGACGCTTATGGAGATATTGCTAACAAATCTAAAAGTATTGATGAAGAGTTAGATGCTGCAGTAGACACTACAGAAGCAAGTGCTATGAGCGACTTAGAAAAGTTGAAAGAACAATTAGGAATGAATAATAAAGATAAAGAATCATAA